A stretch of Cicer arietinum cultivar CDC Frontier isolate Library 1 chromosome 5, Cicar.CDCFrontier_v2.0, whole genome shotgun sequence DNA encodes these proteins:
- the LOC101492220 gene encoding linoleate 13S-lipoxygenase 2-1, chloroplastic-like, with protein MEYQTMTLLLKKPHVHRSLIINSASSPSYIWRKYISHSCHNNSNSILKSSLSLSKNIHIGRITGGCISPCMRVVTMATRSNTTNTESRNVKALVTVKQSDGGLIKNLVTSVVGNKHLVLELVSVDLDPKTNSQRETIKGHAKEREKNEKEVQYEATFEIPTNFGKVGAVYVENEFDKEIFVKSIVIDGFPDGPLHLTCNSWIQPKPIQRLFFTNKMYLPSQTPTGLIKLRENELIELRGDGKGERKSTDRIYDYDVYNDLGDPDINIQLKRPVLGGTKQYPYPRRCRTGRKHSNSDPSYETRDSNFYVPRDEAFAEIKQLQFNTTTASSGVKAVLESLDAILSDIDLGFVSFEDIDTLYKEGFQLPKSLDSNRLTLLQKVIPKLIKVTNDSQNLLRFDTPEALKRDKFFWLSDEEFARETLAGVNPYSIQLVKEWPLRSKLEPQIYGPSESAITREVIESQIIGYTTVEEAIQEKKLFILDFHDLFLPYVSKVREMKGTTLYGSRTLFFLTKQGTLKPLAIELTRPIIGDKPQWKQVFTPDSDSTNLWLWRLAKAHVLTHDTGYHELISHWLSTHCVVEPIVIATNRQLSTMHPIYKLLHPHLRYTLEINSLGRQVLISAYGVIELSFFTKKYSMELTSVAYDKLWQFDLQALPNDLIHRGMAVEDPNAQHGLKLAIEDYPFANDGLLIWDAIKQWITEYVNHYYPSPSIIESDQELQAWWTEIRTKGHGDKAEEPWWPKLKTQKDLIDIIATIAWIASAHHSATNFAQYAYGGYFPNRPTIVRNKMPTEDPSKEEWEKFINKPEQILLECFPSQIQATLVMTILNLLSYHSPDEEYLGEFIEPAWGEDPAIKESFERFNRRLKEIEVIIDSRNANSDLKNRSGAGIIPYELMKPFSGPGVTGKGVAYSISI; from the exons ATGGAATACCAAACTATGACGCTTTTGTTGAAGAAGCCACATGTTCACCGATCATTGATCATTAATAGTGCATCTTCACCTTCCTATATATGGAGGAAATATATTTCTCATAGTTGCCACAATAATAGTAATTCGATTTTGAAATCTTCTCTGTCCCTAAGTAAAAATATTCACATTGGAAGGATCACAGGGGGGTGTATTTCTCCGTGCATGAGAGTTGTAACGATGGCAACAAGAAGCAACACTACCAACACCGAATCTCGTAATGTAAAAGCCTTAGTGACGGTTAAACAAAGTGATGGTGGACTCATAAAAAATCTTGTTACTAGTGTTGTTGGTAACAAACACTTGGTTTTGGAGTTAGTCAGTGTTGACCTTGATCCAA AAACAAACTCGCAGAGAGAGACAATAAAAGGACATgcaaaagaaagagagaaaaatgagAAAGAGGTGCAATATGAAGCAACTTTTGAGATACCAACAAATTTCGGAAAAGTGGGTGCTGTTTATGTTGAGAATGAATTCGACAAAGAGATATTTGTAAAGAGCATAGTCATTGATGGTTTCCCTGATGGTCCTCTCCACCTTACTTGTAATTCATGGATTCAACCCAAACCTATTCAGAGACTCTTCTTCACTAACAAG ATGTATTTGCCATCACAAACACCAACTGGATTGATAAAGCTGAGAGAAAATGAACTAATAGAGTTAAGAGGAGATGGAAAAGGAGAGCGTAAGAGCACTGATAGAATATATGACTATGATGTTTACAATGATCTTGGTGATCCTGACATCAACATTCAACTCAAAAGACCTGTTCTTGGTGGCACCAAACAATATCCATATCCAAGAAGATGTCGTACCGGTCGAAAGCACTCTAATTCGG ATCCATCATATGAAACGAGAGATTCAAATTTCTATGTTCCTCGAGATGAGGCATTTGCTGAGATAAAACAGTTACAATTCAACACAACCACGGCATCTTCAGGTGTAAAAGCAGTTTTGGAATCCTTAGATGCAATTCTCAGTGATATAGATCTTGGATTTGTCAGCTTTGAAGACATAGACACACTTTACAAAGAAGGATTTCAGTTGCCAAAATCTCTTGACTCCAATAGGTTAACATTGCTCCAAAAAGTCATTCCCAAGTTGATCAAGGTTACTAATGATAGCCAAAATCTTCTGCGATTTGATACACCAGAAGCACTTAAAA GAGACAAATTTTTTTGGCTATCAGATGAGGAATTTGCTAGAGAGACTTTGGCAGGGGTCAATCCATATAGCATTCAATTAGTCAAG GAGTGGCCTCTGAGAAGTAAACTAGAACCTCAAATTTATGGTCCATCAGAATCAGCTATTACCAGAGAAGTCATTGAGTCACAGATAATTGGATACACCACAGTTGAAGAG GCCATTCAAGAAAAGAAATTGTTTATATTGGACTTCCATGATTTGTTTTTACCATATGTAAGCAAAGTGAGAGAGATGAAAGGTACTACCCTGTATGGATCAAGAACATTGTTCTTCCTCACCAAACAAGGCACATTAAAGCCACTAGCTATTGAGCTCACAAGACCAATTATTGGTGACAAACCACAGTGGAAACAAGTCTTCACACCTGATTCTGATTCCACCAATCTTTGGCTTTGGAGGCTTGCCAAAGCTCATGTTCTTACTCATGATACTGGTTACCATGAACTTATAAGCCACTG GTTAAGTACTCACTGTGTTGTAGAGCCAATTGTGATTGCAACAAATAGGCAACTTAGCACCATGCATCCAATCTACAAGTTACTGCATCCACATCTCAGATATACCTTGGAAATCAATTCACTTGGACGTCAAGTGCTTATTAGTGCATATGGAGTCATTGAACTCTCATTCTTTACTAAAAAGTATTCAATGGAATTAACATCTGTGGCATATGATAAGCTTTGGCAGTTTGATTTGCAGGCACTACCCAATGATCTTATTCATAg AGGAATGGCTGTGGAAGATCCTAATGCACAACATGGCCTAAAGCTGGCAATTGAAGACTATCCTTTTGCAAATGATGGTCTTCTCATATGGGATGCAATTAAACAATGGATCACAGAATATGTCAATCATTACTATCCAAGTCCAAGTATCATAGAATCTGATCAAGAGCTTCAAGCATGGTGGACTGAAATTCGAACAAAGGGTCACGGCGACAAAGCTGAAGAACCATGGTGGCCAAAACTCAAAACACAAAAAGATTTAATTGACATCATTGCCACTATAGCTTGGATAGCATCTGCTCATCATTCAGCTACAAACTTTGCACAATATGCATATGGAGGCTATTTTCCTAATAGGCCAACAATTGTTAGAAACAAAATGCCTACAGAAGACCCTTCTAAGGAAGAATGggaaaaatttatcaacaaacCTGAACAGATACTTTTGGAGTGTTTTCCTTCACAAATTCAAGCAACTTTAGTGATGACTATTTTGAACTTGTTATCATATCATTCACCAGATGAAGAGTACTTGGGAGAGTTTATTGAACCAGCATGGGGTGAGGATCCAGCTATTAAAGAATCCTTTGAAAGGTTTAATAGAAGATTGAAGGAAATTGAAGTGATAATAGACTCAAGGAATGCAAACAGTGATTTGAAAAATAGGAGTGGAGCTGGGATAATACCTTATGAGCTAATGAAACCTTTTTCAGGGCCTGGTGTCACTGGAAAGGGAGTTGCATATAGTATTTCTATTTAG